Within the Pseudoxanthomonas sp. YR558 genome, the region TCCCGGCGGCGTCCACGCGCAGGACGAAGTCGCCTTCGCGGCGCAGGATGACCGCATCGCGCGGGACGGCGACCACGCTGCGGGTTTCCGCACTGGGCAGACCGACGTCCACCGCGGTGCCCACCGGGGCCTGCAGGTCCCGCACGGCGATCCGCAGTTCGAGCTGGCGCGAGGCTTCATCGCCGACCGGGACCAATGCACTCACCGGATAGTCGCGCTCGGCGCCGTTGCTGCGCACGCGCACCAGGGTGCCGCGCTCCAGGTGGCGGGCCAGGTCCACCGGGGCGCGCACGCGTACTTCCGGCGCCGCGGTGTCCACCAATCGCGCCACGGACGCACCGGTCACCAGGTACTCGCCGCGTTGGGTATGCCGCTCGGCGACGATGCCGTCGAACGGCGCACGCACCACCATCTGCGAGCGCTGGTGGCGGAGTTGCGCGAGCTGTGCCTGCACGCGTGCGCGGTCCTGCGCCAGCACGTCGCGGTCGGCGCGCAGTTGTTCGTATTGCGCGCGCGCGATGTTCTGTTGCGCGGCGAGCTGGGCGTACCGCTGCTCCTGCCGCGCGGCGAGATCGAGCTGGGCCTGGATGCGGGCGAGGTCGGCTTCGCTCTCGCGCTCGCGCAGGCGCAGTGCGGTGTCGTCCAGTACCGCCAGCGCCTGACCGGCGCGCACGCGCTGTCCGACCTCGGCGACCTGCAGCACACGACCTTCCAACTCGCTCGCCACCCGTGCGTCCTGCCGGCTGATGATGCTGCCGGGCGACCAGTGGCGCGGCGCGAAATCGGTTCGCACCGCCGGCGCGACACTGACGATGGCGGGCGGCGCATCCGCCGCAACAGGAGGGGCGCTGGCATCGGCGTCCAGCCGGAGCAGGGGGAGGGCGAGGACGCCGGCCAGCGCGAGGGCGATGAGGGATTTGTGCAAGGTACGCATGTCGTTCTCCGGAGCAGGGGATCAGGAAACGGGATGGGGGAGCGGCAGGTCTTCCGCCATGAAGCGTGGCGCGGTGCGGCCAGCCAGGCGCAACAGCGCAGGGACGAGCACCACGGTGAACAGCAGGCTGAGCGCGACGCCACCGACCGACACCGCGGCCAGTCCGCGATAGATCACCGCGCCGGGCCCCGGATTGATCGCCATCGGCAGCGCGCCGAGCACACCGGTCAGGGCGGCGATGAGGATTGGACGCAGCCGTTGTTCGAGCGCTTGCTTGAGCGCGTCGTCCAGTGATGCACCGTCGGCCTGCGCTTCACGCGTCTGGGCGACCAGCAGGATGGCGTTGTTGATCACCATGCCCAGCAGCATGATGAAACCGATCATCGACAGGAGATCCAGCGTCTGGCCGGCGACCAGGTCGAGGACGCGCAGGCCGGCGACACCGCCCAGCACCGCCATCGGCAGGGTGGCCATGACGAAAGCGCTGTCGCGCAGTGAGCGGAACATCGCGGCCATCAGCATGAAGAGCACGACCAGCGCCATCGCGAAGTTGATGCCCATGCTGCGCACCACCTCGCCCAGCCGGTCGGCGCTGCCCGAGATGCGGATGGCCGCATCCGGCGGCAGGCTGTCGCGCAGGGTCGGCACGATCTCCTCGTTGACGATGTCCAGCGCTTCTTCCAACGACATCGCCGCGGGCGGATCGACCGTAAGCGTGACCGTGCGACGGCGATCGATGCGGCGCAGCTGGTTCGGCGCCAGCACGGTATCCACCTGCGCCAGATCGGCCAGGCTCAGCACGCCGCCCTGCGGCGTGGCCAGCGGAGCATCGCCCAAGCGCGCGATGTCGTCCTCACCGTTGCTGCGCAGGATGATCGCCAGGCGGCGGTCGCCATCGAAATGCTCGCCCAGCCACTGGCCGTCGCCCAGCGTGCGCACCACCGTGCCCAGCTCCGGGCGCCGCCAGCCGACTTCGGCCAGGCGCCGGTCGTCGGGATTGACGCGCAGCTCCGGGGTGCCGCCGTCGGCATTGGGCCAGGCCTGCACGTTGGCGCCGGCGAAACGCTCGGACAATGCTTTTCGTCCCGCCTCCGCCGCACGCGCCAGCGCATCGCCGTCGCTGTGCTGCAGGTGGATGGCGATGGCGCGCGCCGAGCCACCGAAACTGCCGAACAGTTCGCCTTCGCTGGCGAAAGCGCGCGTATCGGGGAAGCCGACCACGATCTCGTCGCGCACGATGCGCTCGAGTTCGCCGATGTCGTCCGGGTCCACCACGCGCGCACCCAGCGTGCCGCCGCCCGGCCACAGGTTGAGGTACCAGTTGCTGAGCTGCGGTCCCTTCTCGCCCTCCATGTACGGGCGCATCCGTTCCAGCAATACGGGCGCGATCTCGCGGTTCACGCGTTCGGGGCTCATCCCCGGCGGGAAGTTGAAAAAGGCGTCCACCGCGGCGCGCTTCACCGGCGGCAGGTAGTCGATCTGCGGCATCAGCACTACCGCAAGCAGGGCGGGTGCGAGGACCAGGCCGCCGACCCAGGCGAGCTGGCGCGGCCGGCCTTCGGTGGTCTTCAAGGCCCAGTCGCTGAGCCGCGACCAGAAGCGATGCTGGTTTTCCTCGCCAGGCCGCGTGCGCAGCCAACTGCCGGCCGCGGCGGGCAGCACCGTGACGGCGATCAGCAGCGATATGCCCACCGCGATGGAAATGGTCAGCGCGAGGTCGGCGAAGAGCTGGCCTTCGACGTCGTCCATGAAGATGACCGGCAGGAAGACCGCCACCGTCGTCAGCGTGGACGCGACCAATGCGCCGCCGACCTGCCGCGTGCCTTCCAGCGCCGCATGCGTGGCCGACAGGCCTTGCTCGCGCAGGCGCACGATGTTCTCCGCAACGACGACGGCGGCGTCCATCACCATGCCCACGGCGAAGGCGAGGCCGGCCAGCGAGATGACGTTGAGGCTGCGCCCGGTCAGCTGCAGCACGATGAAGGTGGCGAGCAGCGAAATGGGAATCGCACACGCGATCAGCGCGGTGGCGCGCACATCGCGCAGGAACCACCAGAGGCAGCCCACGGCGAGCAGCACGCCCGCGGTCAGGCTGCCCGACAGCAGACCGAGGGCGCGGTTGATGAAGACCGACGCGTCGAAGCTCTGGGCGATGTCCAGGCCCAGTGGCTTGAGTTCTTGCTCGCGCACGTCGGCGACGACCTGCTTCACTTCGTCCAGCGTGTCGAGCACGTTGGCGCCGCTCTCGCGCAGGATGCGCAAACCGATCGCCGGATTGCCGTTCTGGTAGGCGAAGAAGCGTTGCTCGGGGCGCTTGACCTCGACCGTGGCGACATCGGCCAGGCGCACCGGCCGGCCATCGCGCCAGGCGAGGATCAGGTTGCCCAGCGCCTCGGGCGAATAGCGACCGGCGAAGCGCAGCACATACTCGCGGCGACCGGCTTCCACCACGCCGCCCGACACATCGGTGGCACGCGCAGCGACGGCGGCGACCTCCGGGATCTGGATGCCCAGTGCCGCGGCCCGCGACAGGTCCAGGGTGATGGTCAGCTCCTCTTCTGCACCGCCATTGATCTCCACGCCGGCCACGCCATCGACGGACGTCAGCCGCGGCACGATCCGGTCTTCGATGAGCTGGCGATAGTCGAGGATGTCGCCGCGCGTGCCAGGCAGCTTCTGCACGAAGAAGTAGGTCAGCGAGTTGTTGGCGTTGTCCGCGCCGGCCTGCACCACGGGGGGCGTCGCATCGCGCGGCAGCGGCTGCAGTCGATTCATCCGCGCGAGCACTTCCACCAGCATCGCGTCCATGTCGCTGCCCACGGCGAAAGTCAGGTTGATGAAGCTGTTGCCGGCGTTGACGTTGGAGGTCATCTCCTCCAGCCCGGGCAGGCCCTGCATCACCGTTTCGATTGGCTCGACGATCTCGGATTCCATCTCCTGCGGCGAAGCCGCGCGCCAACCGGTCTGGATCGACATCTGCGGGCGCTCGATGTCCGGGAACAACTGCAGCGGCAGCTTGCCCAGGCTCAGCAGGCCGAATGCGCAGACCATCGCCACCACCACGGCGACGGCGGCGGGATTGCGCAGTGAGGCGTCAGTGAGTTTCATCGTACGTTCCGCGTGGTGGTCGGCGGTGCGCACGATGCGCGCAGTGACAAGCGGCGTTATGGCCCGGAAGTCATGCGGTAAGCCGCATTGCGGCGAGTGGTGGATGCACGACGACGAACCGAGTCCTGAGAATCTTCGTTACGCGCATCGAATGCTGTCGTAGGAGCGACGTAAGTCGCGACCGCACGAGTTGAAGGTCATGAATGCCGCAGCGAGCAGGCAACATCCTGTCGCCATTAGCGCCTCGCACGAGGCCTGGCTTGGTGAGGTTCTGGCTACACGGTCGCGACTTACGTCGCTCCTACAGAACGGCACACGCTTAGAGCAACACCGCCAGCTTGTCGCGATGGCTACGCGACAGCTTCAATTCCTGGCCGCAGTCGAGGCGCAGGAAGCTCTCGCCGTTGGTGTGCGGGCGCATTTCCACCACGCGGCGTGCGTTGACGATAGTGGAGCGGTGGATGCGGGGGAAGCGCTGCGGGTCCAGCTGTTTCTCCAGTTCGCGCATCGTCGCGCGCAGGATCAGCGTGGTGCCGTTCGCTTCGTCGCCGTCCACGTGGATGCACATGTAGTCGCCGGCGGCATCGATCCAGCGGATGCTGTGCAGGTCCACGCGCACGGTGCGGCCGCCATCGCGCACGGCGAGCTTCTCCTCGCGGCGCAGCAGGTCGAGCGCGTCCGCCTTCAGGGCCTCATCCAGGTCCAGCGGCGGACGGCCGCTGAGTTCGCCCAGCAGGCCGAGCAGGTGGGCGCAGTGGCCGCTGGCTTCGCGTTGGGCGCGTGCCTGGCGCACGCGGGCCAGCGCCTGGGCCAGCCGCGAATCTTCCACCGGTTTCAGCAGGTAGTCGGTGGCCGACGCCTCGAACGCGCGGATCGCGTAGTGATCGTAGGCGGTCACGAACACCACCAGCGGCATCTCGCTGGCGGGGATCGCCCGCAGCGTCTGGAAACCATCCAGGCCGGGCATCTGCACATCGAGAAACATCAGGTCCGGGCGGTGCTCGCGCAGGCCGGCGATGGCCGATGCGCCGTCGCCGTACTGGCCGACGATCTCGATGTCGGGATGCGCGGCGAGGCGGATTTCAAGGCCGCGACGCGCGAGCGGTTCGTCGTCGACGATGAGGGCGCGCAGGCGGGGAGCAGGGTCCGATCGGGTGGAAGCATCCATGCGTCAGTCCCCGAGCGTCTGCGAGGTTTCGAAGGGCAGGCGCAGCGACACTTCCAGACCGCGTTCGCGATTGCGCACCGAGAAACCGCCGGTGTCGCCGTACAGCACGTGCAGGCGTTCGCGCGTGTTGCGCAGGCCCACACCCTTGCCCGGCGGCAGTTCGCTGCCCTCCAGGCTGCTGCAACCCGGCCCATCGTCGATCACGCGCAGTACCAACTGCTCGCCATCGCGTTGGGCTTCGATGCGCAGCAGGCCGCCGGCGACCTGTTTGGCGACGGCGTACTTGATGGCGTTTTCGACCAGCGGCTGCAGCAGCAGGCTGGGGAGCAATGCGCGCCAGCAGTCCTCGTCGATATCGGTCTCGATGCGCAGGCGCTCGGCGAAGCGGATCTTCTCGATGTCCAGGTAGAGCGTCAACGCGTCCAGTTCCTGGCGCAACGTCACCCGCTGCATCGGATCGTTGTCCAGCGAATGGCGCAGGAACGACGACAACCCCTGCACCATGCGATTGGCGGTGGCGTTGTCGCGATCGAGGATCAGGGTGGAGATCGCGTTGAGCGTGTTGAAGAGGAAATGCGGGTTGAGCTGGTAGCGCAGCATCTTCAACTGCGCCTGGTGGGCCATGCTGCGTGCCGCGAGCGCGCGCTGGGTTTCGCCCTGCAGCTGGCGGTAGTACTTGATGCCCATGTAGGCGCCCACCCAGGCCAGCACCACGTAGATGTAGCCCAGCGAGTACGCGAGGAATTCCAGGCGGGTGGAGGGCCGGCAGGTTTCGCAGAAATCGACCAGCGCCTCGCGGGTGACGAAATCGATGACCGCCGAACTGAGCAGGATGGCCGGCATCATCACCGCCAGCAGACGGCGCGGTGGCAGCCCCCAGCAGGCGCGCAGCAGGTAGCGCAGCCCGAGGGTGACCACGGCGCCGGTGATCGTCGCCGTCAGCGGCACCACCCAGTATCCGGAGGGCTTGCCGTGCGCGACCGCATACAGGCAACCCTGCGCGAAGTAGGCGCCCCAGCCGCCCAGATGCAGCAGCCAGAAGGCCTGCTGGCGGGGCATGTCGAGGGAATGGGATGCAGCGATGGCCATGGCGGTGGACGGGGACGGACGCAGATACCGCCATGCTAAGGCCATGCACCCCGCGATGCGGCACGGCTCATCGGCCCCCGTGCACGCTTGGGCGCACGGGGACGGAGCTCAGCGCAGCGGGCCGGGTGGTTCGCCGTCGCCGCCGGACTGCAGCGCCACCGGCAGATGCCAGCCGAAGGTGATCGCGGCCATGCGCAGGCCGAAGCAGACCGCCGCGCCGACCAGCGCGCAGGGCAGGGGCGGAAGCATCAGCCAGTAGCCCACGGCGACGATCGAGGCGCCGGCGAGCGCGGCCACGGCGTAGAGTTCGGCGCGCAGCACCAGCGGCACTTGGGCCAACAGCAGGTCGCGGGCGATGCCGCCGCCGATGCCGGTCAGCATGCCCATCGCCGCCGCCATCGGCGGGGCGATGCCGTACTCCAATGCTTTCTGCGTGCCGGCGACCGCGAACAGCGCCAAGCCCATTGCATCGAACAGCCGCACCGGATGGTGCAGCTTCTCGATCAGCGAGGCCCGGAAGAACGTCACCACGCCCGCCGCCAGCGAGGTGACCGGATAGCGCCAGTCGCTGAGCGCGGCCGGTGGCGTGGCGCCGATCAGCAGGTCGCGGGTGATGCCGCCCGCGGTCGCGGCGAGGAACGACAGTACCAGCACGCCGAAGATGTCCAGGCGGCGGCGCACGCCCAGCATGGCGCCGCTGAGCGCGAACACGAACGTGCCGACCAGGTCGAGGATGAGCACCAGGGTATCCATCCCCGTATTGTGCCGCCCACGCACTGGGCCGGCGAGCGCTGCGGATCAGGCCAGGATCGGCTGCATCCCCACGCCCAGGCGATTCCAGGCGTTGATCGTGGCCACCGCCATGGTCAGCTCGGCGATGCCCTGTTCGTCGAAATGCGCCTTCAGCGCCTCATAGGTGCTGTCGGCCGGTGCGCCGGAGGGCAAGGTGGTCAGCTGCTCTGCCCAGGCCAGTGCCGCGCCTTCGCGGGCATCGAAGAAACGGCTGTCTCGCCAGCCGGCCAGCGTGTGCAGCTTGCGCGACTCCACCCCGGCCTTGACCAGTGCGCTGCTGTGCATGTCCATGCAGTAGGCGCAGCCGTTGATCTGCGAGACGCGCAGGAAGATGAGTTCGAGGAACTCCTTTCCCAGCACGCCGTTGTGGACGGCCGTGCTGGTGGCGTAGAGGCCGCGGAAGGCTTCGGGAACATGCTTGGGATAGTCGACGCGATGGAACTTCATGCTCATGGCAGTGCCTCAATGGCGGCCACACCGGCCACCTTCACTACCAGGACGCGCCACCGTCCTTCGCCGTGACAGCCGTGCCCAACTTGTCCGGATTGGCGACGGTGAAGATCTCGCTGATGCGCTCGCCGTCGCTCATCGCCACGATCACCGCGACCAGCACCCCATCGCGGTAGCGCAGGATCGCCGGTTCGCCGTTGGCCGTGCCCATGCGCCAGGCGATGGCCGGGTCCTGCCGGCGATACGCGGCCCAGAACAACCGCGCGATCCGGATCGCGCCCAGCAACGGACGGATGACGGCCTGTCCCTTGCCGCCACCATCGGAGACCAGTTGCGCGTCCTCGCGCAGCAAGGCGGTGATCGCGGGCTGGTCGCCGCGGCGCGCAGCGTCCATGAAGCGCTCCAGCAGGCGTCGGTGGTTCTCCGGCGGCACCTCGAAACGCGGCCGGCCGGCCTGCACGCGTTCGCGCGCGCGATGGACCATCTGCCGGCAGTTGGCCTCGCTCTGGCCCAGCAGGGGCGCGATCTGCGCGTAGTCGTAGTCGAAGGCTTCCTTCAGCAGGAAGGCGGCGCGCTCTTCCGGGCCCAGCCGTTCCAGCACGGCCAGGAAGGCCAGCGAAACCTGTTCCGAGACTTCGGCGGTGCGCTCCGGGCCTGGGGCCTCGTCGATGTCCGAGGGCGCGGGCAGCCACGGGCCGGTGTAGTGCTCGCGCTGCACGCGCGCCGCGCGCAGGCGGTCGATGCCCAGCCGGGTGGCGGCGGTGACCAGCCACGCCTCGGGGTCGCGGATGCCGGTCTTGTCGGTCTGCTGCCAGCGCAGCCAGGTGTCCTGGACGACATCCTCGGCGTCGCTGCGGCTGCCCAGTAGCCGGTAGGAGAGCCCGAAAAGACGGGAGCGGTGGGTTTCGAAGGTGTTTTCGGCGTTCATGCGACCAAAGACGGGGCAGGGCGACGTGGCGTGACAGCCGGGCAAGGAGTCACTTTGGCCTAAAATGGGCGCTTCCGCCCGCTACCCCACCGGCAGCCCCCGGCTTCACGTCCCATGACCTCGATCAAGCAAGAAGACCTCATCCAGTCCATCGCCGACGGCCTGCAGTACATCAGCTACTACCACCCGGTCGACTACATCAAGAGCCTCGCGTCCGCGTATGACCGCGAGGAATCGTCGGCCGCGAAGGACGCCATCGCGCAGATCCTGATCAATTCGCGCATGTGCGCCGAAGGCCACCGCCCGATTTGCCAGGACACCGGCATCGTCACCGTGTTCCTCGAGATCGGCATGGACGTGCGCTGGGACGACGCCACGATGGGCGTGGAGGACATGGTCCACGAGGGCGTGCGCCGCGCCTACAACCATCCGGACAACAAGCTGCGCGCCAGCGTGCTGGCCGACCCGGCCGGCAAGCGCACCAACACGAAGGACAACACGCCGGGCGTGGTCAACGTCAAGGTCGTGCCGGGCAACACCGTCGACGTGATCGTCGCCGCGAAGGGCGGTGGATCGGAAGCGAAGTCGAAGTTCGCGATGCTCAATCCGTCAGATTCCATCGTCGACTGGGTGCTGAAGACCGTGCCCACGATGGGCGCCGGCTGGTGCCCGCCGGGCATGCTCGGCATCGGCATCGGAGGCACCGCCGAGAAGGCGATGCTGCTGGCGAAGGAATCGCTGATGGAGCCGATCGACATCACCGACCTGCAGGCACGCGGCGCGTCCAATCGCGCCGAAGAGTTGCGCCTGGAGCTGTACGAGAAGGTCAACGCTCTGGGCATCGGCGCGCAGGGCCTGGGTGGCCTGACCACCGTGCTCGACATCAAGGTCAAGGATTACCCGACCCACGCGGCCAACCTGCCCGTGGCGATGATCCCGAACTGCGCCGCCACGCGCCACGCGCACTTCACCCTCGACGGCAGCGGCCCGGTGATGCTGGACCCGCCGTCGCTGGAGGACTGGCCGGAACTGACCTACGACGCGTCGAAGGGCCGTCGCGTCGATCTCGACACGCTGACCCGCGAGGACGTCGCCAACTGGAAGCCGGGCGAGGTCCTGCTGCTCAACGGCAAGTTGCTGACCGGCCGCGATGCCGCGCACAAGCGCATGGTCGACATGCTCAACAAGGGCGAGGCACTGCCGGTCGATCTGAAGGGTCGCTTCATCTACTACGTCGGTCCGGTCGATCCCGTGCGCGATGAAGTCGTCGGCCCGGCGGGCCCGACCACCGCCACCCGCATGGACAAGTTCACCGAACAGGTGCTGGCGCAGACCGGCCTGCTGGGCATGGTCGGCAAGGCCGAGCGTGGTCCGGCGGCGATCGAGGCCATCAAGAAGCACCAGTCGGCCTACCTGATGGCGGTCGGCGGCGCGGCGTACCTGGTCTCCAAGGCGATCAAAGCGGCGGAGGTCGTCGGTTTCGCCGACCTGGGCATGGAAGCGATCTACGAGTTCACCGTGCAGGACATGCCGGTGACCGTCGCCGTCGACTCGCAAGGCACCTCGGTGCACCAGACCGGCCCGAAGGAGTGGCAGGCGCGGATCGGGAAGATTCCGGTGGTGGTGGCATAAGCGCTGTCTCCCTCGCCTGCCAGGCGAGGGCCGTGAGTTCCAGGAGCCGATGCATGACGACGACGTTGTATTACTCCCGCAGTACCGCCAGCCTGGTGGTGCACTGGCTGCTGATCGAGCTGGGCATCCCGCATGAGCTGCATGAACTGGACTTCGACAAGCGCGACCAGAAATCCGACGAGTACCTGAAGCTCAACCCCGCTGGCGTGGTGCCCACGCTGGTGATGGACGGGCAGGTGATCACCGAGACGGCCGCGATCCTGATGCATCTCGCCGATACGCATCCGCGTGCCGAACTGGCGCCTGCGGTGGCGAGCACGCAGCGTGCGCAGTACTACCGCTGGATGCTGTTCTGCGCCAACACGCTGATGCCCGCGTACCGCGCGTGGTTCTATTCCGACGAGATCGCCGGCGAAGCCAATGTCGAGGCCACCCAGCAGCACGCACGGGCGAAGCTGGAAAAGGCGTGGGGACAGGTCGCCGAGCATCTCGAAGCGCATGGGCCTTACCTGCTGGGCACTCAGCGCACCGCGGCCGACTTCCTGCTGACGATGCTGATGCGCTGGTCGCGCAACATGCCCAAGCCCACCGATACCTGGCCAGCGCTGCAGGCCTACGCACAGCGCATGAAGGCGCTGCCGAGTTTCAAGGACGTCTATGCGCGGGAAGGATTGACGGACTGGACCTGACGGGGGGTCGCCCCTGTAGGAGCGACGTGAGTCGCGACCGCGGACCGGGAAATCGCATGAAGCCGAGGCCACGAGCGGGGTGCGCCTGAAATACAGCGCCTGGAGCTGTGTTCCTGCCCGTCCTTGGCGTGCGGTCGCGACTCACGTCGCTCCTACATGGGGCACGATGCTCTCTCAGTCCACGTACTCGTCGAACTTCCGGCCGCCCTGGAACGGCATCAGGTGCTGGCGCACGATGCCGCGCGGAACCGTTTCGAGCTTCATCACGCCGTATTCTTCGGGCCACGCTTCCTGCTTGGGCGGCAGTTTGAACGTGCCCATCAACATGTCCACCAGCGGCAGGTGAATGGCGTAGTTCACGTCCAGGTAGTCCTTGTGCCGCGCGTGGTGCCAGTGGTGGTAGCGCGGCAGCACCAACAGATATTCGAGCCAGCCGAAGCGGATGCCCAGGTTGGCGTGCGCCAGCACCGCCTGCAGACCCACCAGGATCACGTAGGCATTCACCGCCGGCGTCGAGAAGCCGAGGACCAGCAGCGGCAACAGCACCGCGCTGCGGGTCAGCACGATCTCGACGATATGGATGCGCGAGCCGGCCAGCCAATCCATCTCGCGGCTGGAATGGTGCACGGCATGGAAGCGCCAGAGCCACGGAATGTTGTGGTACGCGCGGTGCAGCAGCGCTTGCGCGAGGTCGGCGACGAACACGGCGATCAGGAACTGGGCCCAGACCGGCAGCGACTGGATGGCGTCCTTCAAGGCGGGGAACGCGGCCAGGCCGGCGATGGTCGAGGTGGAGGCCGTCACCAGGATCAGGATGAACTGAACCAGCATGTGGCTCATGAAAAAGTACGTCACGTCGGTGCGCCAGCCGGGACGCAGCGGCGAGATCCGGCGCTTGCCGAGGTAGTGTTCCAGCGGCACGAACACCAGCGCCGAGAAGAACAGCGAGATCACGAACCAGTCCAGGCCCAGCGAGTACGGCGTCTTGCCGATGGCGTCGAACTGCACGTTGGTGCCGCCCAGCAGCACCGCCAGCGTGGCACCGCCGACACCGATGAGCGCGATGCGCTTGTTGCGGTCGCGCAGGATGGCCACGGTGCCCAGCACGAACGCCGCAACGAGCCCGACGAGCAGCAGGTGGCGGGCGAACTCTTCGTTGTAGGCCGCGCGGAACTCCTTGCTGGTCAGCAGTTCCGGATAGTGGAAGCACAGCACCGCCATCAGGCTGAGCACGCCCAACAGGGCGGAGGCATAGGCGAAGAACGAACGGCGCGGGCGCGACATGGAGGGCTTCCTTGGCAGGCGAAACAGGTCCTGCGCCCGATCTTACGTCAGACGATGCGGTTTCCGGCCGCGTCCACGACCGCTTCGCCGTCTTCCTTGCTGAAAGCGCCGCGCTGCGGTTGCGGCAGGATGTCGAGCACCGCTTCCGAAGGGCGGCACAGCTTCGTGCCCAGGGCGGTGACCACGATCGGGCGGTTGATCAGCACCGGATGGGCCAGCATGGCGTCGATGAGCGCCGCATCATCGGCGTCGGCAAGGCCCAGTTCCGAGTAAAGCGTCTCCTTGGTACGCACTACCTCGCGCACGGAAGTACCCATGGCTGCGATCAGCGACACCAGCGTGGTGCGGTCGGGCGGCATCTGCAGGTATTCGATGATCTGCGGCTCGATACCGGCGTTGCGGATCAGCCCCAGCGTATTGCGCGAGGTGCCGCACGCGGGGTTGTGGTAGATCGTCACGTCGTCCATCAGTACCAGTCCAGCAGCGAGATGCCCAGGCCGAGGTAGGTGGCCTTGTGGTTGTAGTCGATCAGGCTTTCGCCGTAACCATGGAAGACCTGCACGTGGCCGCGGAACGTGCGGTTGATCGGAAAGCCGTAGTCCACCTGCAACGCGCCGTGCGAATCGTCGCCGCCGCGCAGCGAGTGCCGTCCCAGCACGGTGAACACGTGGCCACCTTTCGCATAGGTCAGCATCGCGTCGCCACGGCCGATGTAATCCTCGATGTCCGGGTTGTCGTCGTCGTTCCCGTCCGGCACGCGATACCACGGCCGCACGACGAACGCCCAGTTCTCGCGATCTAGGCCGATGGTGGCGATCACCCGGTTCCAACTGCGCGAAAGCGGATCGCTGCGCCCGTTGGATTGGTGATTGATGCCGATGCCGGCCATCCGGCCCTTCCAGCCGGCGATGCTGTAGTTGTTGCGGAACACCAGCATCACTTCCGGCTCGTAGTTCGTTTCCCGGAACGGGCGCGACTCCTCGCCGTTGAAGACCTGCCAGCGCGAGCTCTGGGTGTAGGCGCCCCACAGGTCGCCGTTGTCGCCGAACAGGTTCTCGGCGAACTTGGTCTTGAAGCTCAGCTGGAACTTCGCCTCGATGTCCTGCAGGTTCTGGGGCGTGGTGACCGTGTTGTCGGGGTTGGGTGAGCTCGGGGTCTCGTTGACCTGACTGGTCCAGAAGGCGGGCAGCAGGTAGACCGGCTTGTAGCCCCGCAGCTGGAAGACACCCAGCTTCGAGTCCTTGGCCAGTTCCCAGCGGCTGTCGAGCAACGAACCGCGCCCGGCGTTGGCGATCAAGTCGGCGTCCGCCGGGTCGTCCGCACGGAACCAGGCCCCCAGGCGACGACGCGTGCGCTCACTCAGGGCCACGTCATCGGCCTGCGCCTCGGCGGCGGCGCGGGCTTCGGCCCGGGCCTTGGCGCGGGCGGCGGCCTCGGC harbors:
- a CDS encoding phospholipase A, with product MTHCIRLLPLVIGVTCALSAHAQESAPVVTSAEACFLLENDAQRLACYDQALGRTAADTRRADEEAVAAKEAEAAARAKARAEARAAAEAQADDVALSERTRRRLGAWFRADDPADADLIANAGRGSLLDSRWELAKDSKLGVFQLRGYKPVYLLPAFWTSQVNETPSSPNPDNTVTTPQNLQDIEAKFQLSFKTKFAENLFGDNGDLWGAYTQSSRWQVFNGEESRPFRETNYEPEVMLVFRNNYSIAGWKGRMAGIGINHQSNGRSDPLSRSWNRVIATIGLDRENWAFVVRPWYRVPDGNDDDNPDIEDYIGRGDAMLTYAKGGHVFTVLGRHSLRGGDDSHGALQVDYGFPINRTFRGHVQVFHGYGESLIDYNHKATYLGLGISLLDWY